In the Oryza glaberrima chromosome 6, OglaRS2, whole genome shotgun sequence genome, one interval contains:
- the LOC127775980 gene encoding protein SHORT ROOT IN SALT MEDIUM 1 has translation MFPPKGSNPYGQQQSYGGQQSYGQIPGSSGFSSSAATGGADGSRFGARVGQGAAGQYGGPYASVYGTQQVGGLGGKGPASSSIPNLPEPSKFSSGSVGSSIARPNDDYMAVRGYGQKLDQYGSDYTLERRMYGDHSANLGRRDGLTDLDRRYPEHVSGGHQIHDRMEQGSSMRHPQLLKPQLQSGSDIRQADYFAGRSAPIHQGSQDIGAYGRVEADHRNLSILGTAPYGGQQSASLLGGAPRTNIDSLSYGQGSSSSGYGMGLPPGRDYASGKGLLHPSSDSDYRDSILSRVHPGISMVDERAVDRVGYRRELDLRDEERRRDLLLEREKERDRERERELRDLRDRERERERERDRERLRERERERELERERERLRERRMKERERDRKHPADSRREHTPPRTPGDRRRSSSVRAEKPLRRPSPRRDAVHRHRSPVKEIKREYICKVLPFRLVDDERDYLSLTKRYPRLSIAPDFSKIVFNWTKESLNLSLHTPVSLEHGIHEVDDSTDEGSVITSGKTSSTKISEIIWNAKVLLMSGMSNSAFADITSLRSTDERVVHLNNILKFAVFKRDRSLFAIGGPWNAAIDSGDPVVDPSCLIQTAIRHVKELVQVDLSNCTQWNRFLEIHYNRVGKDGLFSHKEITVLFVPNLSECLPSVDLWKKNWTAYRKSRTEKEQLIMKKEKSPADASKQKQGELGQGKSTDVDQKEDAGHNAAENMKVDNDMDLLGKDGKENPAEHDGQNLGKVEEKNIDKVEEHIEKKGGGVEGNTSGEASVDHATEDKKPTKKKVIKKVVKVVRKKPTGETSAGKSSQEDKNIVPETASIVVEEQVQQKSEDAGKEAEGKKPGKKKIIRRIIKKKPSGSARDSTAPAETSKQAVEVQPEKNNEVLSGAVISEAKLEEASKAPAEDVSKQNKEQEQEEKGQSLPVDQKSNGDKIKQQEVLKQKDIKQDGKNDKAKDDKEKKSRDQKTDSKQKSLTDTKEKKKSDEPPKHPGFILQAKRSKDSKVRSTSLSLDGLLDYTANDLEESVFELSLFAESFSEMLQHKMGCVILSFLEKLYKRYVIKRNQRKRQREEDLKKEDKKTSEKRPKTNDETLSESGPSNQGESVEMIKAGKGTAHSAGQPNKDDETKMNAGHSAAAQDELVKEGKEKMSADHSTAPPKELIKEGEENMNTDNSVAVRVEPVADEKMEDEEPDYEEDPEEVELYEDDEEMDEAAAEELVEQNEDNLNDKAKQEVTTEEDGNENTEERESENNANMLEKAASGEDKQSVVEKSASVEGKQSVSEKGDKAVGKEVKTTRSQKGDSTKDEVVDKELLQAFRYFDQNRAGYLKVDDLRCILHNLGKFLSNRDVKDLVQIALVESNSARDNRIIYTKLAKKVDL, from the exons ATGTTTCCGCCGAAAGGGTCCAATCCCTATGGGCAGCAGCAAAGTTACGGAGGGCAGCAATCCTATGGCCAAATC CCTGGCAGCAGTGGATTTTCGTCCTCGGCAGCAACGGGTGGTGCTGATGGTAGTCGATTTGGCGCCCGTGTCGGGCAGGGTGCAGCTGGGCAGTATGGAGGGCCTTACGCTTCAGTGTACGGCACACAGCAG GTTGGTGGACTTGGTGGCAAAGGTCCGGCTTCTTCTAGTATTCCTAATTTGCCTGAGCCGTCCAAGTTCTCGTCTGGATCTGTAGGGTCCAGCATAGCAAGACCAAATGATGACTATATGGCTGTGCGTGGTTATGGACAAAAGCTAGACCAGTATGGTAGTGATTATACATTAGAGAGAAGAATGTATGGTGATCACTCAGCTAATCTTGGCAGGAGAGATGGGCTTACTGATTTGGATAGAAGATATCCCGAGCATGTTTCTGGAGGCCATCAG ATTCATGATCGTATGGAGCAG ggttCATCAATGCGCCATCCACAGCTGCTGAAACCCCAACTGCAGTCTGGATCTGATATAAG ACAAGCCGATTACTTTGCAGGAAGGTCTGCTCCAATCCATCAAGGATCGCAGGATATTGGTGCATATGGAAGAGTTGAAGCTGATCATCGCAACTTGTCCATTCTTGGGACCGCCCCATATGGAGGACAACAGTCAGCTTCGTTGTTGGGAGGAGCTCCTAGGACAAACATTGATAGCCTCTCCTATGGGCAAGGGTCATCAAGCAGCGGTTATGGGATGGGTCTGCCCCCTGGACGGGACTATGCCTCAGGGAAAGGTCTTCTCCATCCTTCTTCGGATTCTGATTACCGAGATAGCATTTTATCCCGTGTACATCCAGGCATCTCCATGGTTGATGAACGTGCTGTTGATCGGGTTGGTTATCGTCGTGAACTGGATCTAAGAGATGAAGAACGTCGAAGGGACCTATTACTGGAAAGAGAAAAGGAACGTGACCGTGAACGGGAACGAGAGCTGCGAGACCTACGAGATCGCGAAAGAGAGCGTGAAAGGGAAAGGGACCGTGAAAGACTAAGAGAACGTGAAAGAGAAAGGGAACTTGAACGCGAAAGAGAACGTCTTCGTGAACGTCGCATGAAGGAGAGGGAGCGGGATAGGAAGCACCCTGCTGATTCAAGGAGGGAGCACACTCCACCTAGAACTCCTGGTGATCGGCGGCGTTCTTCTTCTGTTAGAGCTGAGAAGCCTTTGCGGCGACCTTCACCTCGGCGTGATGCTGTGCATAG GCATCGTTCACCTGTTAAAGAAATAAAGAGAGAATATATTTGCAAG GTTTTGCCATTTCGCTTGGTGGATGATGAGAGGGACTATTTATCTTTGACAAAAAGATATCCTAGGCTATCAATTGCTCCAGATTTTTCTAAG ATTGTCTTCAATTGGACTAAAGAAAGCCTAAATCTTTCGCTGCACACACCTGTGAG TTTGGAGCATGGCATCCATGAAGTTGATGATAGTACTGATGAAGGATCAGTGATTACCTCTGGGAAAACATCAAGCACCAAGATTTCCGAAATCATTTGGAATGCAAAG GTGCTTTTGATGAGCGGCATGAGCAACAGTGCCTTTGCTGACATAACGTCATTGAGAAGTACAGATGAACGAGTGGTGCATCTGAACAATATCTTGAAATTTGCTGTATTCAAGAGGGATCGTTCACTTTTTGCAATTGGGGGCCCTTGGAATGCAGCAATAGACAGTGGAGACCCTGTAGTTGACCCTTCTTGCTTGATTCAGACTGCTATCAG ACATGTTAAGGAACTGGTTCAAGTTGATCTCTCTAATTGTACCCAGTGGAACCGTTTTCTTGAG ATCCATTACAACAGGGTTGGCAAAGATGGACTCTTCAGTCACAAAGAAATCACTGTACTTTTTGTGCCAAACCTGTCAGAATGCTTACCTTCAGTGGATTTATGGAAGAAAAATTGGACTGCATATAGGAAATCAAGGACAGAAAAGGAGCAGCTGATTATGAAGAAGGAGAAG AGCCCAGCCGATGCAAGCAAACAGAAGCAAG GAGAACTAGGCCAGGGTAAAAGTACTgatgttgatcaaaaggaggaTGCTGGCCACAATGCTGCTGAAAATATGAAAGTTGATAATGATATGGATCTGCTGGGTAAAGATGGAAAGGAGAATCCTGCCGAGCATGATGGACAAAATCTTGGTAAAgttgaggaaaaaaatattgataaagTCGAGGAACACATTGAGAAGAAGGGTGGGGGTGTTGAAGGGAACACTTCAGGTGAAGCTTCTGTTGACCATGCAACTGAGGATAAAAAGCCCACGAAAAAGAAAGTGATAAAAAAGGTTGTGAAAGTAGTTCGAAAAAAACCAACTGGTGAAACTTCAGCTGGTAAATCATCTCAGGAGGACAAGAACATTGTACCAGAAACTGCAAGCATAGTTGTGGAAGAGCAAGTCCAGCAAAAGAGTGAGGATGCTGGAAAAGAGGCTGAGGGCAAGAAACCtggaaagaagaaaataattagAAGGATTATTAAGAAAAAGCCTTCTGGGTCAGCTCGTGATTCGACTGCCCCTGCTGAAACAAGTAAGCAAGCAGTGGAGGTTCAGCCAGAGAAGAATAATGAAGTCTTGAGTGGTGCTGTGATTTCAGAGGCTAAACTTGAAGAAGCTTCAAAAGCTCCAGCTGAAGATGTCTCAAAACAGAATAAAGAACAGGAACAGGAGGAAAAGGGGCAGTCGTTGCCTGTTGACCAGAAGTCCAATGGGGATAAGATTAAGCAGCAGGAAGTTCTAAAACAAAAGGATATAAAGCAAGATGGGAAAAATGATAAGGCAAAGGATGATAAAGAGAAAAAGAGTAGAGATCAGAAGACGGATTCAAAGCAAAAGTCACTCACTGatactaaagaaaaaaagaaatctgaTGAGCCTCCCAAACATCCAGGATTCATTCTTCAGGCCAAAAGGAGTAAAGACTCTAAA GTCCGATCAACATCCCTTTCATTGGATGGCCTCCTTGACTATACGGCCAATGATCTGGAGGAGTCAGTATTTGAG CTTTCTTTGTTTGCCGAGTCTTTCAGTGAAATGCTTCAACACAAGATGGGTTGTGTTATATTATCTTTTCTTGAG AAATTATATAAGCGCTATGTTATCAAGAGGAATCAGCGTAAACGCCAAAGAGAAGAGGATCTAAAGAAGGAAGACAAGAAAACATCAGAGAAGCGGCCCAAGACAAATGATGAAACTTTAAGTGAAAGTGGCCCGAGTAATCAAGGGGAAAGTGTTGAAATGATAAAAGCGGGTAAGGGTACAGCTCATTCAGCTGGCCAACCCAATAAAGATGATGAGACAAAGATGAATGCGGGTCACTCAGCAGCTGCCCAGGATGAACTGGTTAAAGAGGGCAAGGAGAAGATGAGTGCAGATCACTCGACAGCGCCCCCTAAAGAACTTATAAAAGAGGGTGAGGAAAACATGAACACGGATAATTCAGTAGCTGTCCGTGTTGAGCCTGTAGCTGATGAGAAAATGGAGGATGAAGAGCCTGATTATGAAGAAGATCCTGAAGAGGTAGAATTATATGAAGATGATGAGGAGATGGATGAAGCTGCTGCTGAGGAACTGGTAGAACAG AATGAAGATAATTTGAATGATAAGGCCAAGCAGGAAGTAACTACTGAAGAGGATGGAAACGAGAACACAGAGGAGCGTGAGTCAGAAAACAATGCTAATATGCTTGAAAAAGCTGCTTCAGGAGAGGACAAACAGTCTGTAGTTGAAAAATCTGCTTCAGTGGAGGGCAAACAATCTGTATCGGAGAAAGGTGACAAGGCAGTTGGTAAGGAGGTAAAGACAACTAGATCACAAAAAGGTGATTCAACAAAAGATGAGGTCGTTGATAAGGAGCTGCTGCAG GCTTTTAGATACTTCGACCAAAACAGAGCCGGTTATTTGAAG GTGGATGATTTAAGGTGCATTCTTCATAATTTGGGGAAGTTCTTATCTAACAGGGATGTGAAG GATTTGGTTCAAATCGCCCTTGTTGAGAGCAATTCTGCAAGGGATAATCGCATCATCTATACAAAGCTTGCGAAGAAAGTTGACCTCTGA